Proteins encoded together in one Hylaeus volcanicus isolate JK05 chromosome 3, UHH_iyHylVolc1.0_haploid, whole genome shotgun sequence window:
- the LOC128873848 gene encoding methionyl-tRNA formyltransferase, mitochondrial isoform X2: MTFFNFTAFRGTRLVFKFKKSNKIFLSIVKSKTQHYVCNRESHTTPKSGLLSVLFFGTDEFSVESLKVLYNKYQSKVLRRLEVVTVNKGKENAVMSYAKENKIIVNNWPPKLNASEFHIGIVVSFGHMIPSSIINSFPLGMLNVHASLLPRWRGAAPIVYSIMNGEVQTGVTIMKIMPKKFDVGEIVLQEKINIGEHETLPELYARLAKLGANLLVNVLENLPQILQSARPQDEENVTYAPKITSKIAVIKWNEMSARNIYDLHRALLGVYPVTATFQNAKIKLHDVKEIKEPIPSTLEGEMPGVVIYDKKSDALIIKCKGGNCISVKKVVMKGIHLEFF; encoded by the exons atgacatttttcaatttcactgcATTTAGAGGAACACGATTAgtgtttaaatttaagaaatcgaataaaatattcttatcaaTTGTTAAATCGAAAACACAACATTATGTTTGTAACAGAGAATCACATACGACACCGAAAAGTGGTCTATTGAGTGTGTTATTTTTTGGTACAGACGAATTTTCGGTTGAAAGTTTAAAAGtcttgtataataaata ccAGTCTAAAGTTTTACGACGATTGGAAGTTGTTACtgtaaataaaggaaaagaaaatgcagTGATGAGTTATGcaaaagagaataaaattattgtaaataactGGCCACCTAAGCTCAATGCATCTGAATTTCATATTGGGATAGTTGTGTCATTTGGTCATATGATTCCATCgagtattataaattcattccCATT GGGTATGTTAAATGTTCATGCTAGCTTATTACCAAGATGGAGAGGAGCAGCACCAATAGTTTATTCAATAATGAATGGAGAAGTGCAAACAGGAGTTACAATAATGAAGATTATGCCAAAAAA atttgaTGTAGGAGAAATAGtgttacaagaaaaaattaatattggtGAACATGAAACATTGCCAGAACTATATGCTAGATTAGCAAAGCTTGGAGCAAATCTTTTAGTAAACGTACTTGAAAATTTACCACAAATATTGCAATCTGCAAGACCTCAAGATGAAGAAAATGTCACATATg CACCAAAAATAACATCAAAAATAGCTGTAATTAAGTGGAATGAAATGTCtgcaagaaatatttatgactTACATCGCGCTCTTTTAGGAGTGTATCCAGTTACTGCAACATTTCAGAACgcaaaaataaagttacatGATGTCAAAGAGATAAAAGAACCAATTCCATCAACACTTGAAGGAGAAATGCCAG GGGTTGTAATATATGATAAGAAAAGTGatgcattaattataaaatgtaaaggaGGAAACTGTATTTCTGTAAAGAAAGTTGTCATGAAAG GTATAcatctagaatttttttag
- the LOC128873848 gene encoding methionyl-tRNA formyltransferase, mitochondrial isoform X1, translating into MTFFNFTAFRGTRLVFKFKKSNKIFLSIVKSKTQHYVCNRESHTTPKSGLLSVLFFGTDEFSVESLKVLYNKYQSKVLRRLEVVTVNKGKENAVMSYAKENKIIVNNWPPKLNASEFHIGIVVSFGHMIPSSIINSFPLGMLNVHASLLPRWRGAAPIVYSIMNGEVQTGVTIMKIMPKKFDVGEIVLQEKINIGEHETLPELYARLAKLGANLLVNVLENLPQILQSARPQDEENVTYAPKITSKIAVIKWNEMSARNIYDLHRALLGVYPVTATFQNAKIKLHDVKEIKEPIPSTLEGEMPGVVIYDKKSDALIIKCKGGNCISVKKVVMKGRSPMSARDFYNGFMASRNKRKEFFV; encoded by the exons atgacatttttcaatttcactgcATTTAGAGGAACACGATTAgtgtttaaatttaagaaatcgaataaaatattcttatcaaTTGTTAAATCGAAAACACAACATTATGTTTGTAACAGAGAATCACATACGACACCGAAAAGTGGTCTATTGAGTGTGTTATTTTTTGGTACAGACGAATTTTCGGTTGAAAGTTTAAAAGtcttgtataataaata ccAGTCTAAAGTTTTACGACGATTGGAAGTTGTTACtgtaaataaaggaaaagaaaatgcagTGATGAGTTATGcaaaagagaataaaattattgtaaataactGGCCACCTAAGCTCAATGCATCTGAATTTCATATTGGGATAGTTGTGTCATTTGGTCATATGATTCCATCgagtattataaattcattccCATT GGGTATGTTAAATGTTCATGCTAGCTTATTACCAAGATGGAGAGGAGCAGCACCAATAGTTTATTCAATAATGAATGGAGAAGTGCAAACAGGAGTTACAATAATGAAGATTATGCCAAAAAA atttgaTGTAGGAGAAATAGtgttacaagaaaaaattaatattggtGAACATGAAACATTGCCAGAACTATATGCTAGATTAGCAAAGCTTGGAGCAAATCTTTTAGTAAACGTACTTGAAAATTTACCACAAATATTGCAATCTGCAAGACCTCAAGATGAAGAAAATGTCACATATg CACCAAAAATAACATCAAAAATAGCTGTAATTAAGTGGAATGAAATGTCtgcaagaaatatttatgactTACATCGCGCTCTTTTAGGAGTGTATCCAGTTACTGCAACATTTCAGAACgcaaaaataaagttacatGATGTCAAAGAGATAAAAGAACCAATTCCATCAACACTTGAAGGAGAAATGCCAG GGGTTGTAATATATGATAAGAAAAGTGatgcattaattataaaatgtaaaggaGGAAACTGTATTTCTGTAAAGAAAGTTGTCATGAAAGGTAGATCTCCTATGTCTGCACGTGACTTTTATAATGGTTTTATGGCTagcagaaataaaagaaaagaattctttgtttga